The window CATAGCGTTTCCTTGGTTAATCATCTGCGTTATGGCGATTAGATTACGCCCTTTGCCACGCCGACACAGCCGGATAACGGTGATGATGATATTCAATAAATTTGAATGGTTAACATCAGGCGAGCGCTGGGTGGGAAATACTTCGAACACATTCCATAACCTTTATGAATATCAAAGTATTACTGCCACCCAAGTCTGATTTATGAACAATTTGCGTATTCTTTTTGAACGCAAAACATACAATGGACGTCGCTGCCGGCGGCATTCGGCAACATGGGAAATACAGCATAACCAAGGAGGAATATATGTTCAGATCCACTCTGGCTCTCTCAATCTCCCTGCTTATCGCCTGGACGGCAACCGCAAACGCAGAGGAAGAAGCCCAGCTGGTGCAGCGGGACGATCCTTATTTCACCCAGGCGCAGGAACAGCTGCAGCGCATACTGGCGCAGCAAATAAATACCCGTCAGGCAAAAAACGTCATCCTGGTGGTCGGTGACGGCATGGGTTTTTCAACCGTTACCGCCGCACGCATTTTTGAAGGGCAGCAGCGCGGCGTTGACGGCGAATCCAACGTGCTGGCGTGGGAGGCCTTCCCCTATCTGGCGGCCGCCAAAACCTACTCCGCCAACGCCCAGATCACCGACTCCGCGCCAAGCGCGGTGGCGATGACCACCGGCGTTAAAACCATCAATGACCTGATGGGGCTGGACCATACCGCAACCCTCAACAGCTGCGAGGACCAAAAAACCAAAGCGGTGACCACCCTGTGGGAAATGGCCGCTACGCTGGGGATGTCTACCGGTGCGATCACCACCGCCACCGTCACCCATGCCACCCCGGGCGCCACCTACGCGCATATCGCCAACCGCGACTGGGAATCCGATGCCAAAATGCCTGCAGACGCCCTGGCGGCCGGCTGCCGCGATATCGCCAGCCAACTGGTGGAAATGAAATATGGCAACGGCCTCAACGTCGCTATGGGCGGCGGACGCGCCAACTTCCTCCCCGACAGCGCAATCGACCCTGAATATCCCGACAAACGCGGGGCCAGAAAGGATGGCCGGGATCTGACGCAGGCCTGGCTTAAACGCTATGGCGCACGCGGCAGCTATGTGTGGAATCTGGCGCAGTTCGATAAGCTCGATCCCGCCAATGTCGATCATGTGCTGGCGCTGTTTGAACCTTCGCACATGAATTTCGAGCACGACCGGCGACAGGATGCGGCGGGTGAGCCCTCGCTGGCGGAAATGGCCGGCAAGGCCATCGATATACTGAGCAAGAACCCCGAGGGCTACCTGCTGCTGGTTGAAGGCGGGCGCATCGATCACGGCAGCCACAACGGCAACGCCTACCGCACCCTGACGGACGCCGTCGCGCTTAACGAGGCGGTGAAGACCATCATCAGCAAGGTCAACGTGGACGATACGCTGGTCATTGTGACCGGCGATCACAGCCATACGCTGACCATTGCCGGCTACGCCAAACGCGGCAATCCGATCCTCGGCATTTCGCTGGGCGTTGACGGTAAACCCATGCTGGGCAGCGACGGCAAACCTTACACCACCCTCGGCTTCGCCAACGGCCCCGGCGGCGCCATCCCGCTGACGGAACGCCCGATGCTTACCATGGAGCAGGCCACCGCGCCCGACTTTATCCAGCCGGCGCTGGTGCCGATGAAAAGCGAAACCCACGGCGGTGAAGATCTCGGCATCTATGCCATCGGCCCCTGGGCGCATCTGTTCCAGGGCACGGTCGAAGAAAACTACAGCTTCCACGTGATGAATTACGCCAGCCGCATCGGCGAGCGGCTGTCAAAACGGTAATACCCTCTGCTCTGACGCATAAAAAAAGCCGCATAACGCGGCTTTTTTTATCGTCGAAAGCTCAGGCTGGATCAGCTGGCTTTCTGCTCATGGGCCTGACGGTAGGCCACCAGATCCTCGATGGTCAGCACCACCATGTCGTGCTGTTTGGCGAATGCGATCACTTCCGGCGCATGCGCCATGCTGCCGTCATCGTTGGTCAGTTCGCACAGCACGCCGGCAGGTTTGAAACCGGCCATCGCCACCAGATCGATAGTCGCTTCGGTATGGCCGCGGCGGCTCAGCACGCCGCCCGGCTGCGCACGCAGCGGGAACACGTGGCCAGGGCGGTTCAAATCGCTCGGCTTGGCGTTGTCGGCCACCGCCGCGCGGATGGTGGTCAGGCGGTCGGAAGCGGAAACCCCGGTAGTCACGCCCTGCGCCGCTTCGATGGTGACGGTGAAGGCGGTCTGGAACTGGCTGGAGTTGTTGGTCACCATCATCGGCAGCTCGAGCTGCTGACGGCGTTCTTCGGTGATACACAGGCACACGATACCGCTGCCGTGGCGAATGGTCAGCGCCATTTGCTCTACGGTCATGGTTTCTGCGGCGAAGATCATATCACCTTCGTTTTCACGGTTTTCGTCATCGAGCACCATTACGCCGCGCCCGTTGCGCAGTGCATCAAGAGCGCGTTCAACGCGTTCCGTCGGCGTGCCGAAATCTGAAAGTAGCGTCTGATTCATGGTAAAAAACCTCATTAGAAAATTATGGATTACCAGAACCAGGGCGATCTTGAGGAGTAGCTAGCAATAGCTAAAAAAATAACGCAAGCGGGCGCAAACCCGGCAGATACCGTTACTCTCTCCCATCCGGACTATAACCGTCGGCCCCGGAATTACACCGGATCTGCTGACCTCTAACCGGCCTTAACAGGCTGGCTGAGCGCTCGCGGGCTTTCACCGTAGAAGGTGATTTACCGCCGGTGGGGACTTGCACCCCGCCCTGAGAATAAGCAGATTGACTATAACGCTAATGGTTAAACAGGGCAATTGGCAAAAGCACAATTCAGCCACAGGCGGCGAATGCGGTTAATAGTTTATCCGGCGGGCAACTCGCATTACACTAAGCGACAGCTATTAAAAACTCTGAAAGGGATACGCCATGATTGACCCGAAAAAAATTGAACAGATCGCGCGCCAGGTTCATGAATCCATGCCTAAAGGCGTCCGTGAATTCGGGGAAGACGTTGAGAAAAAAATCCGTCAGGTGCTGCAATCGCAGCTGACCCGTCTGGACTTGGTCAACCGCGAAGAGTTCGACGTGCAGACTCAGGTGCTGTTGCGCACCCGCGAGAAGCTGGCGTTGCTGGAGCAGCGCATGGCCGAGCTGGAAGACAAGCTGAATACGGCGCCGGCCGCCAGGCAGGAAGACGAATAATTTTTACCAAGGGCGCGGCAACGCGCCCTTGTTGATAGGCCGGAGTTAACCGCGCCCGTCTTTGATGGCCTTGATGATGTTGGTGGTCGACAGGCCGTCTTCAAAGTTCAGTACTTTGACCTCGCCGCCGTTAGCCCACACCTCGGCGCTGCCGGCGATGTCTTCCGGCTTGTAATCACCGCCCTTCACCAGCAGATCCGGCAGGATATCGGCAATCAGGCGCTGCGGCGTATCTTCCTCGAACGGCACCACCCAATCGACCGCTTCCAGCGCGCCCAATACTATCATGCGGTTTTCCAGCGCGTTGACCGGGCGGGTTTCGCCCTTCAGACGCTTGGTGGAAGCGTCGCTGTTGACCGCCACGATCAGCCGATCGCCCAGCTTACGCGCATTGGCCAGATAGGAAACGTGGCCGGCATGCAGAATGTCGAAGATGCCGTTGGTCATCACCACCTTTTCACCGCGCTGGCGCGCCTGCGCCACGGCGGTTTTCAACTGGGCTTCGGTCATCACGCCAAAGCCGGTTTCGGCGCGGCCGCGCACCGCGTTCTCCAGTTCGATCGGCGAAACGGTCGACGTCCCCAGTTTACCGACCACCACGCCGGCAGCGGCGTTGGCCAGGAAGCAGGACTCTTCCAGGGTATTGCCTGCGGCCAGAGCGGCGGCCAGCACGCCTATCACGGTATCGCCGGCGCCGGTCACGTCGAACACTTCCTGCGCCTGAGTCGGCAGGTGCAGCGGCGCAATGCCCGGCTGCAGCAGCGTCATGCCGTGCTCGGAACGGGTCACCAGCAGCGCGGACAGCTCAAAATCCGCCACCAGCTTCATGCCGCGTTCCACCAGCTCGGCTTCATCCTTGCAGTGGCCTACCACCGCCTCGAATTCGGACAGGTTCGGCGTCAGCAGCGTAGCGCCGCGATAACGTTCAAAATCAGAGCCTTTCGGATCGATCAGCACCGGCACCTTGGCGGCACGCGCCAGCTGGATCATGCCCTGTACCTGGCTCAGCGCGCCCTTGGCGTAGTCGGAGAGCACCAGCGCGCCAATCTGCGGCAGCGCCTGCTGGATGCGCTCAAACATCGGCTGCGGATCGACATTGGAGAAACCTTCTTCGAAGTCGAGGCGGATCAGCTGCTGGTTGCGCGACAGCACGCGCAGCTTGGTGATGGTCGGATGGGTCGGCACCGAAACAAAGTCGCAGCGCACGTTAACTTCGTTCAGTTTGGCGCTCAGCGCCCGCGCCGCATCGTCGATGCCGGTCAGGCCCACCAGGCGGGAATTGGCGCCCAGCG is drawn from Serratia entomophila and contains these coding sequences:
- the hldE gene encoding bifunctional D-glycero-beta-D-manno-heptose-7-phosphate kinase/D-glycero-beta-D-manno-heptose 1-phosphate adenylyltransferase HldE, which codes for MKVTLPDFRRAGVLVVGDVMLDRYWYGPTSRISPEAPVPVVKVDTIEERPGGAANVAMNIAALGANSRLVGLTGIDDAARALSAKLNEVNVRCDFVSVPTHPTITKLRVLSRNQQLIRLDFEEGFSNVDPQPMFERIQQALPQIGALVLSDYAKGALSQVQGMIQLARAAKVPVLIDPKGSDFERYRGATLLTPNLSEFEAVVGHCKDEAELVERGMKLVADFELSALLVTRSEHGMTLLQPGIAPLHLPTQAQEVFDVTGAGDTVIGVLAAALAAGNTLEESCFLANAAAGVVVGKLGTSTVSPIELENAVRGRAETGFGVMTEAQLKTAVAQARQRGEKVVMTNGIFDILHAGHVSYLANARKLGDRLIVAVNSDASTKRLKGETRPVNALENRMIVLGALEAVDWVVPFEEDTPQRLIADILPDLLVKGGDYKPEDIAGSAEVWANGGEVKVLNFEDGLSTTNIIKAIKDGRG
- the ribB gene encoding 3,4-dihydroxy-2-butanone-4-phosphate synthase — translated: MNQTLLSDFGTPTERVERALDALRNGRGVMVLDDENRENEGDMIFAAETMTVEQMALTIRHGSGIVCLCITEERRQQLELPMMVTNNSSQFQTAFTVTIEAAQGVTTGVSASDRLTTIRAAVADNAKPSDLNRPGHVFPLRAQPGGVLSRRGHTEATIDLVAMAGFKPAGVLCELTNDDGSMAHAPEVIAFAKQHDMVVLTIEDLVAYRQAHEQKAS
- a CDS encoding alkaline phosphatase — translated: MFRSTLALSISLLIAWTATANAEEEAQLVQRDDPYFTQAQEQLQRILAQQINTRQAKNVILVVGDGMGFSTVTAARIFEGQQRGVDGESNVLAWEAFPYLAAAKTYSANAQITDSAPSAVAMTTGVKTINDLMGLDHTATLNSCEDQKTKAVTTLWEMAATLGMSTGAITTATVTHATPGATYAHIANRDWESDAKMPADALAAGCRDIASQLVEMKYGNGLNVAMGGGRANFLPDSAIDPEYPDKRGARKDGRDLTQAWLKRYGARGSYVWNLAQFDKLDPANVDHVLALFEPSHMNFEHDRRQDAAGEPSLAEMAGKAIDILSKNPEGYLLLVEGGRIDHGSHNGNAYRTLTDAVALNEAVKTIISKVNVDDTLVIVTGDHSHTLTIAGYAKRGNPILGISLGVDGKPMLGSDGKPYTTLGFANGPGGAIPLTERPMLTMEQATAPDFIQPALVPMKSETHGGEDLGIYAIGPWAHLFQGTVEENYSFHVMNYASRIGERLSKR
- the ubiK gene encoding ubiquinone biosynthesis accessory factor UbiK gives rise to the protein MIDPKKIEQIARQVHESMPKGVREFGEDVEKKIRQVLQSQLTRLDLVNREEFDVQTQVLLRTREKLALLEQRMAELEDKLNTAPAARQEDE